The DNA segment CGCACGGGTTCGGTCATGCATCCCGGGCCGCAGCGGTGATTAACGCCATGTCCGAGAAATGGCCGTTTGTGCACGTGCACCTGTTTACCACTGTTCCGGCGTGGTTCTTTGAGAATACCCTGTGCGCCGCCTTTTCCTATCACGAATTTAGCGCTGATATCGGCACCGTGCAGCGCTCGCCCCTGGCGGTGGACCTTGAGGCCACCATCGGCCGCCTGGATGAAACCTATCCGATGAACGATCGGGAGTTGGACGCGCTTGCCGAAAAGCTGCAAGCGCTTGAATGCCGCCTTGTGGTAAGCGATATTTCACCCTGGGGCATTGCCGCGGCAAATAGGGCGGAGATTCCCTCTATCCTGATCGAAAATTTTACCTGGGACTGGATCTATGAAGCCTATGCCCCCCATGCGCCGCAGTTAAAACCCCATATCTGTAAAGGGGCGGATGCGGCAGCCGACTATATCTGCCGAGAGCTGGTATGCCGCCATGAACTGCTTGAAGTGGTGGACAGGCAGGGGACGGTGTGCGGGGCTGCCCCGAGATGCGAAATCCACGGCAACCGAGACTGGCTGCATCAGGTGGTCCATGTCCTGGTCTTTGACGACCGCGGCCGGCTGCTGCTGCAGAAGCGATCCCTTGAAAAGACGGTGGCCCCGGGCAAGTGGGACACGTCAGTGGGCGGGCATGTGGACTGCGGCGAATCCATCGAATATGCCATGCAGCGGGAGATGGCCGAGGAACTGGGGATTCGCGGGGCAACGCCGGAATTCGCCTATCAATACATTCATGCCAATGATTTTGAATCCGAACTGGTCTTTACTTACATCTGCCGGTTTAACGGGGAAATTTGTTTTAACCCGGATGAAATCGATTCGGCCGCCTTCTGGGCTATTCCGGAAATCTCAGCCAATCTGGGAAAGGGCCTTTTCAGCGATAACTTTGAGCACGAGTTTGCCTTGTATCGAAAATGGGCCGAGAGGTCCGGCTGACACCTGAATTACTTCTCCCTCCCCATCTTGACCAGACCGCTGTCAAAGGCAAACCGGACCAGCTGGGCCATATTGCTGACCTCCAGCTTTTCCATCAGGTTGGTCCGGTGCTTGTAATAGGTTTTAATGCTGATATTCAGCTTTTTCGCGATATCCTCCGGGTCGTGGCCTGTGGCCACCATTTCAAAAATTTGCCGTTCCCGTTTGGTCAGTTTCTCATGCCTTGCCAGATCCGGCTTTGAGGCTTCACCTTTTGCAAAGTCCTGGATGAGGGCGTTCATATATTCATGGCTGATATAGCGTTCATTGTTTTGGACCGTTTCAATTGCTTTAGCCAGATCGGCAAATGCCGCTTTTTTCGAAATAAAGCCAAGGGCCCCTGCCTGGATCGTATGGCGGATGTCGTTAATATTCGGGTCCTGCCCCATGACAATGAGCTGGGCGCTGGCGTTGGCTTTTCGGATCTGCCCCACCGCGTCCCGGGCGAACAGTTCCGGCAGCGTGGAATCTAGTAAAACAACGTCGGCCTTGAACCGTTTAATCGCTTTCAGCGTCTCATCAATGCTGCCGGTTTCTCCGGACACCTTAAAACGGTGGTCATTGCTTAACAGGCAGCTCAGGCCTTCGCGGAACATAATGTTATCGCTTGCAAGTAAGATGGAAGTCTTTTTCGGCATATAGAGGTGGTCCTTATTTTCATTCACCATTTTTTGGGATATAATAGTTACAATTATCGATCTGAAAAATACTAGCTAACAAAAGTAATTATATTAACCGATAAAAAATAAAAGATGCAACAATAAATTCGATCTGTTTTGCCAAGCCGGCGATCCTCATGTTCGCCAATTATCCGGCGGAAAAAGCTGCGGCCCCCACTTTGGCCTTAACTTTTTGACAGCTATACCAGATCCCGTTAATATTATTTATGCATATTGATTTCCTTTATCGACCAAAGCTTTTAAACAAGGAGGGTTCAGCTATGAAAAAGATGGCGCTATTTATTGGCATTGCCTGCCTGTTCGTCCTGATCGGCTGCGGCCAGGAGGAAAAGGCAGAACAGCCCGGCCAAAAGGAAACCCGGGAGGCGGCCGAAAGTTTGAAAGAAACGCCCGGGCAAACCGTTGAGGGGTTGAAGCAGAAAGCCGGGGAATCTGTAAAGGCGGCAGAAGAAAAGACCAGGGAAACGGTTGAGGCGGCCAAGGAGAAAACCGGGGAGATGGTTGAGACAGCAAAAAAGGAAACCCAAGAAGCGGCTGAAGATGTGAAAAAGCAGGCCGAGCAGACCGTTGAAAATGTAAAAGAAAAAACCGGAAAAACAATTGCCGGGTTAAAGGAAAAAACCCAGCAGGCGGCTGAAGGTGCCAAACAAAAAGCCGAGGAGGCTTTGCCTGAGGGCTTTCCCGGTATGATAACAATGAAAAACGAAAATGCATTTGAAGAGCACCGGATGGGGATCGTGGAGTTTGATCATGAAAAGCATGCAGCATCCAAGCCCGAGGGCTACGGCCTTGGATGCGGAGACTGTCATCACGATGAGAACGGCGAGCCCCTGACTGATCTAAAACGCGGCGATCCGGTACAGAGCTGTTACGAATGTCATGACAAAGACGGCAGGCCGCGGCGGGATCCGGCCATGTCTCAGGAAGAATGGAAAAAGGAAGAGCTGACATACTACTACGGGGCCATTCATGAAAACTGCACGGGTTGTCACAAGCAGATGGGCGCCGGTCCGGTCAGCTGCACGGAATGCCATCCACGGCCCCAGCAATAATCGGGGCTATTGATTGTTGTCGGCCCTGTTCTCCAGGGCCGCAATTTTTTCCAGAATTTTATCCCGCTGGTCTTCCAGGTCGATCAGTTCGGTCATCATTCCGGGTTTTGCCGAATGGGCCGGCATGCGGGCTCTGGCTTCGGCGATTTTTACTTCGATGGATTTTAACTGCCGGTTGAGTTCGTCGAGTTCGGACATGATTCCTCCTGTTACGTCTCATATTTGGCAGCCAGTTCATTAAACCGGGTGATCATGCTGTGGCGCTCCCGGCGCAGAAGCTGGACCAGTTCGGCATTATTCCAGAAAAAAGTCCTTAAAAGGATTTTATTCCGGTAGAGGATAATGTTTCGCCGGTAGCGCAGCGTAGCAAACCCGGTCGGCGGCAGCAGAGCCAGATAGGCAAGTATCCATTTCCAGCCGATGCCGGCGACATGCCATAGCCAAAAGCCGTAGGCGCTATAGGTTAGGCCGAACGCCAGGAATCCGACGCCGAAATAGGCAAAGGCGCGGACGGCCTCATCCTGGGTAAAACGCGGCAAGTAGCGGGTCAACAGATAGGGCACAAGGTTATGAGCGAATCCGAAAAGGGCCACGGGCGCCATAAGCAGCGCATAGATGGTCATCCGCAGCCGGATCAGCCGCTGGCGTACAGGCGCATCCATTGATCGTTTCAGAGCCTGGCTGCGTTGGGTTTGCGATAAATGGTCCTGGTAGCGATCCACCTGACGGCGCAAGTCCGAGACCGCATCCGGGTCACTGGCCATGGCCTTTGCTAAAATGGCGTTCAGGTTTTGACGATCCTGGATTCGGATTTCAAAAGGATCCCCTGTATCAGCCGTATCCGGCC comes from the Desulfobacterales bacterium genome and includes:
- a CDS encoding cytochrome c3 family protein, encoding MKKMALFIGIACLFVLIGCGQEEKAEQPGQKETREAAESLKETPGQTVEGLKQKAGESVKAAEEKTRETVEAAKEKTGEMVETAKKETQEAAEDVKKQAEQTVENVKEKTGKTIAGLKEKTQQAAEGAKQKAEEALPEGFPGMITMKNENAFEEHRMGIVEFDHEKHAASKPEGYGLGCGDCHHDENGEPLTDLKRGDPVQSCYECHDKDGRPRRDPAMSQEEWKKEELTYYYGAIHENCTGCHKQMGAGPVSCTECHPRPQQ
- a CDS encoding NUDIX domain-containing protein gives rise to the protein MNQNMHPRVAIAFFISPHGFGHASRAAAVINAMSEKWPFVHVHLFTTVPAWFFENTLCAAFSYHEFSADIGTVQRSPLAVDLEATIGRLDETYPMNDRELDALAEKLQALECRLVVSDISPWGIAAANRAEIPSILIENFTWDWIYEAYAPHAPQLKPHICKGADAAADYICRELVCRHELLEVVDRQGTVCGAAPRCEIHGNRDWLHQVVHVLVFDDRGRLLLQKRSLEKTVAPGKWDTSVGGHVDCGESIEYAMQREMAEELGIRGATPEFAYQYIHANDFESELVFTYICRFNGEICFNPDEIDSAAFWAIPEISANLGKGLFSDNFEHEFALYRKWAERSG
- a CDS encoding response regulator transcription factor → MPKKTSILLASDNIMFREGLSCLLSNDHRFKVSGETGSIDETLKAIKRFKADVVLLDSTLPELFARDAVGQIRKANASAQLIVMGQDPNINDIRHTIQAGALGFISKKAAFADLAKAIETVQNNERYISHEYMNALIQDFAKGEASKPDLARHEKLTKRERQIFEMVATGHDPEDIAKKLNISIKTYYKHRTNLMEKLEVSNMAQLVRFAFDSGLVKMGREK